In one window of Comamonas testosteroni DNA:
- a CDS encoding GFA family protein — protein MPESYLGSCLCARVGYRLRSPLRAVTHCHCGQCRKSHGSAFASYGAVPRKDLCIVSGQGDIKSYASSASVHRQFCPHCGSSLFWSRQAGDWADWICIALGTLDSPFSALKQKHVHVESQPLWSSFASGCMRNDRGLPETFELLHRPQARRCCGPVAALA, from the coding sequence GTGCCCGAGAGCTATCTGGGAAGCTGTTTATGTGCAAGAGTCGGCTACAGGCTGCGGTCGCCGCTCAGGGCCGTGACGCATTGCCATTGCGGGCAATGCCGCAAAAGCCATGGCTCCGCGTTCGCGAGCTATGGCGCCGTGCCGCGCAAGGATTTGTGCATAGTCTCAGGGCAGGGCGACATCAAGTCCTACGCATCGTCAGCTTCCGTGCACAGGCAGTTTTGCCCGCACTGCGGCTCATCCCTGTTCTGGTCCAGGCAGGCCGGTGACTGGGCCGACTGGATATGCATTGCACTGGGCACGCTGGACTCGCCTTTTTCGGCGCTCAAGCAAAAGCATGTGCATGTGGAGTCGCAGCCTTTGTGGTCAAGCTTTGCCAGTGGCTGCATGCGCAATGACCGAGGGCTGCCTGAGACCTTCGAGCTGCTGCACCGGCCTCAAGCCAGGCGATGTTGCGGCCCTGTTGCGGCGCTGGCTTGA
- a CDS encoding enoyl-CoA hydratase: protein MSATLSAIENMDTAQRELLVRHQDHGVAIVQLNRPEATNALSLSLQAALSRTFAELSADASVRCIVLTGGDKVFAAGGDIRSMDSCGPIEIMKRHTERVWAPIEKCPKPIIAAVCGYAFGGGAELAMHCDIIIAGQGASFAQPEIRIGIMPGIGGTQRLVRAVGKFQAMRILLTGKPVSADEAYAMGLVSLVCADDQVIPEALKMAKLIANMPPLAVEQIKEVVIAGMDASLDAALMLERKANQILFATRDQKEGMNAFIEKRQPVFKGE, encoded by the coding sequence ATGTCGGCAACGCTTTCCGCTATTGAAAACATGGACACCGCGCAGCGAGAGCTACTGGTTCGGCACCAGGACCATGGCGTGGCCATCGTTCAGCTCAACCGCCCCGAGGCAACGAATGCGCTGAGTCTTTCTCTGCAGGCAGCGCTGTCCAGAACCTTCGCGGAGCTGAGCGCAGACGCCAGCGTGCGCTGCATCGTTCTGACTGGCGGCGACAAGGTGTTTGCGGCAGGCGGGGACATCAGGAGCATGGACTCCTGCGGCCCCATAGAGATCATGAAGCGCCACACGGAGCGCGTCTGGGCCCCCATTGAGAAATGCCCCAAACCCATCATTGCAGCGGTCTGCGGCTATGCCTTTGGCGGCGGGGCCGAGCTGGCCATGCATTGCGACATCATCATTGCCGGGCAAGGGGCCAGCTTTGCACAGCCCGAGATTCGCATCGGCATCATGCCCGGTATCGGCGGCACCCAGCGACTGGTGCGCGCCGTGGGCAAGTTCCAGGCCATGCGCATTCTGCTGACGGGCAAACCCGTCAGCGCCGACGAAGCCTATGCCATGGGTCTGGTCAGCCTAGTCTGTGCAGACGATCAGGTAATCCCTGAGGCGCTGAAAATGGCGAAGCTGATTGCCAATATGCCCCCACTGGCCGTGGAACAGATCAAGGAAGTGGTGATTGCCGGCATGGACGCATCGCTGGACGCCGCCCTGATGCTGGAGCGCAAGGCCAACCAGATTCTGTTTGCGACCCGCGACCAGAAGGAAGGCATGAATGCGTTCATTGAGAAACGCCAGCCAGTGTTCAAGGGGGAGTGA